Below is a window of Fervidobacterium pennivorans DSM 9078 DNA.
TACCTTGCCGTAAATGTTTGAATCTTTTGGGAACATCGTTAACTGAATGGTGCTCGGTTGTTCAGAATACAAAAATTCCAGGGAAAAAATAAATTTCCTGTTCTTCGCTGGAGATTCTTCCATAAGATTTTTGTGTGACAATATGGTTTGCAAGCCAGCACGTGTGTATCGCTCAACTTCGTACTTCAGTAACTCTTTAAGACAAGACTTACAATACGATATCTTCTTTATCGTGCCGTCAACGTAAACATTTTGATTTATTTCAGCTTTGTTGCCACATCTGATGCACTTTTCGTTTTCCAATTTATCACCTTCTCGAATTCTTTATGTTTTTGTTTATGTCCTTTCAACGTTTGGATGCTATTCGATTTGAATTGAATTGTATTTGTTCATCGCTTTATCAATGCCTTCAGAAACAATCGTCTCTATCGCTTGTAATGTTAAGTCAATAACCTTACGTAGCTTTTCAAATTCTTCAGGAGAAAATTCTGAAAGAACGTAATTCGCAGCATCAATTTCTTTTGGTTTCGGTCCAATGCCTATCCTTATTCTCGGAAAATCTTGCCCGATGTACGATATTATTGATTTAATTCCGTTATGTCCACCTGCACTACCATCTTTCCGGATTCTAATTCTTCCCAATGGTAAATCAAGGTCATCATACACTACTATTATATCATCATGTGGTAAGTATTTAAATACCTCTCCACTCAAATTCATATAGGTCAAAGGCTTGACCAACTTTACCTTCTGCCCAGAAATGTTGATATCTGAATAAAGATAATTTGGTCCAGACTTCCATGACTTACTCAATCTATCTAAAACCATGAATCCAACGTTGTGGCGAGTATTTGCGTATTTTTCACCCGGGTTTCCCAACCCTATTATTATCAACGTCAGTTCCTCCCTTACCTTGTAATCCAAATATCCGAGTATAACACCAAACTAACGAAAAGTCCCCCTGCGGGGGACTTTTCACAGTGTGCTTTTTAAGTGAATTATTTTTCTTCCTCTTCTTTCTTACCTTTCTTGAGAACTTCAGGTTCAGACGTCTCGGTTGTTGTCACAGTTTCTTCTACTTCAAGTCCCCTTGGCACAACTATTGTTATCAAAACATCTTCTGGTTCCATATCGATTTTAACACCCTCAGGAAGCTTAACATCTTTAACCCTCAGTGAATCTCCAAGGTCTAAGCTTGTCACGTCGATTTCTATTGTCTCAGGTATTCTATCAGGCAGCGCTTCAACTACAACTTCGTGGTGGATAACCTCCAAGATACCACCTTTTTCAACACCTATTGCCTTGCCAACGATGTGTAGTGGAACGTTAATCTTCATCTTGTGGTGAGCTTCGGGGATGTAAAAGTCAACATGCCTAACTTCATCTGTAACCTTGTCGTATTGGACCATC
It encodes the following:
- the pth gene encoding aminoacyl-tRNA hydrolase, yielding MIIIGLGNPGEKYANTRHNVGFMVLDRLSKSWKSGPNYLYSDINISGQKVKLVKPLTYMNLSGEVFKYLPHDDIIVVYDDLDLPLGRIRIRKDGSAGGHNGIKSIISYIGQDFPRIRIGIGPKPKEIDAANYVLSEFSPEEFEKLRKVIDLTLQAIETIVSEGIDKAMNKYNSIQIE
- a CDS encoding 50S ribosomal protein L25, with the translated sequence MEHVVNAQLRSIVGKKRAVRRLRAQGVIPAIAYGPGLEKPVSLALEKNSFLKLFKEVTESTPLTLVVKDENGKEVLKHMAFIKMVQYDKVTDEVRHVDFYIPEAHHKMKINVPLHIVGKAIGVEKGGILEVIHHEVVVEALPDRIPETIEIDVTSLDLGDSLRVKDVKLPEGVKIDMEPEDVLITIVVPRGLEVEETVTTTETSEPEVLKKGKKEEEEK